The genomic window GCTTCGCCACCCTCGTCGATCATCCGGCCGTCCTCCCCGAACTCGCCCCGCTCGCCACCGGCCGCGATCTCGAACTCCTCATCGATCTCGACATCGGACAACACCGCACCGGCATCGCACCGGGTCCCGAGGCCCTTGCCCTGGCCCGCTCCATCGCGTCCACCCCGGGCCTCGCCTTCGCCGGCCTCCATGCCTACGACGGACACCTCCACGACCCCGATCCCGCCCGGCGTCAGGCCCAATGCGAAGCCGCCTTCGCCCCGGTCACCCAACTCCGCCACGACGTCGAAGCCGCCGGATTGCCCGTCCCCCGCGTCGTGGCCGGCGGTTCGCCCACCTTCCCCTTCCACGCCCGCCGCCCCGACGTCGAGTGCAGCCCGGGCACCTGCGTCTTCTGGGATGCCGGCTACGCCGCCGGCCTTCCCGACATGGACTTCCAACCGGCCGCCGTGCTGCTCGCCCGCGTCGTCAGCCGACCCTCCCCGCGCCGCCTCTGCCTCGACCTCGGCCACAAGGCGGTCGCCTCCGAGATGCCGCATCCGCGCGTGGTCTGGCTCAACCTCGACAACGCCACACCAGTCGCCCACAACGAGGAACATCTGGTCCTCGAACTCCCCGACGCCACCGACCTCCCCCCGGGCGCCTGCCTCTACGGCCTCCCCTGGCACGTCTGCCCCACCATCGCCCTCCACGCCGAAGCCTGGGTGATCCGTGACGGCCGGGCCACCGAACGATGGGCCATCCCCGCCCGCGCCCGGCGCCTCACCCTCTAGCCAACCTCCACACCTTCCCCGCTCTTCTCCTCCGCCAACCCCGCTCATGAGCCCCGAGACCCGCCTCCTGCTCGTGACCCTCGCCGGGGTGCTGGGACTGGTGGGCCTCGTCGCCGGTCTTCGCCTTCACGCCTTCCTCGCCCTCGCCGTGGCTTCCCTCGGCGTCGGTCTCGCCGCCGGCCTCCCTCCCCTCGAGGTGGCCAGAGCCTTCCAGGACGGTGTCGGCGCCACCCTCGGACTCATCGTCGTGGTGGTCGGACTCGGCACCATGCTCGGACGAATGCTCGCCGAGTCCGGCGGCGCCACGGTCCTTGCCGAAACCCTCGTGCGCCGCATGGGACCCCGACGGCTTCCCTGGGCCGTTCTGTTCGCCTCGTTCCTCGTCGCCTTCCCGGTCTTCTTTGCCGTGGGCCTCGTCCTCCTCGCCCCGGTTGTCGTCGGACTCGCCCGCACCACCGGCACACCCATGATCCGGCTGGCGCTGCCCCTCCTCGCCGGGCTGGCCGTCTGCCATACCCTCGTCCCGCCACACCCGGGCCCGGTCGTGGCCGTCGGCCTGCTCCAGGCCGACATGGGCCTCACCATCCTCTGGGCCACGGTCATCGGCCTGCCCACCGCCGCCCTCTGCGGACCGTTCCTCACCCGCTTCCTCGAACGCGGGATCCCCCCCGCCCCCGCCGGCCTCGGCGCCCGTCTCCAACCCACGTCCACCCCCGCCCGCCCTCCCTCCCCTTCGATCGCAACCCTCACCATCCTCCTTCCGGTCGGACTCATGCTCCTCGCCAGTGGCGCCGATCTCCTCCTCCCCGCCGCTCACCCCGCACGACCCTGGACCGCCTTCGCCGGCGCCCCCCTCGTCGCCATGCTCGCCGCCGTCCTACTCTCCCTCCACACCTTCGGCACCCGCTGCGGCTTCTCACGCGACCAGTCCCTGAAGTTCACCGAGGACTGCGTCGGTCCCGCAGCTTCCATCTTCCTCGTGGTCGGTGCAGGCGGCGGTTTCAGCCGGGTGCTCGATGTGGCCGGCGTGGACGATGCCCTGGCCGGCTGGGGCGCCCAACTCGCCCTCTCCCCCCTCCTCCTGGCCTACGTCGTCGCAGCCTCCCTCCGCGTCGCCGTCGGATCGGCCACCGTCGCCATCACCATGGCCTCCGCCATCGTCGCCCCCGTGGCCGCCGTCCATCCCGACGTCCGCCCGGAACTCCTCGTCGTCGCCCTCGGAGCCGGAACCCTCACCCTGTCCCACTTCAACGACGGCGGCTTCTGGTTCGTGAAGGAGTACTTCGGCCTCACCGTTGGCCAGACATTCCGCACCTGGACCGTCATGGTCACCGCCGCCTCGCTGGTCGCCCTCGCCCTCGTCCTCCTCGCCGACCGAATCCTCCGCACCCTCGCCTGACCCCCGCCCCAACCCACAATCCATGCTCCTCTTCGACGCCCACCTCGACCTCGCCATGAACGCCCTCGAGTGGAATCGCGATCTCACGCGGCCACTCGCCGAAATCCGCGCCCGCGAAGCCCACCTCCGCGACCGGCCCGACCGCGGCCATGGCACCGTCTGCTTCCCCGAACTTCGCCGTGGCGGCGTGCGCCTCGTCGTCGCCACCCAGATCGCCCGGGTCGAACACCACGCCTACAGCCCCGTCCCCGGCTGGGCCTCCCCCGCCCAGGCCTGGGCCATGACCCAGGCCCAACGCGCCTGGTACCAGACCCAGGAGGATTCCGGGGAATTGCTCTGTATCACCAGCCGCGACTCACTCGACACCTTCCTCGCCCGCCTCGACAACCCGGCGCCCGTCCCGTCCGACGATGCCCCTCACGGATCGAACCCGCCCGCAACACCCGGCTCCGACACCCCTTCCAGTAACGCCGCCCCCGCTCCCATCGGTTTCATCCTCTCCCTCGAAGGAGCCGATTCCCTCATCGACCTCCATCACCTCGAACGAGCCTGGAACTACGGCCTCCGCGTGGTCGGCCCCGCCCATTACGGCCCCGGCCGCTACGCCAACGGCACCGGCACCACCGAAGGCTTCCCCCCGGGCGGACGCGAACTCCTCCGCGAAATGGACCGGCTCGGTTGCATCCTCGATGTCACCCACCTCTCCGATGCCTGCTTCCGGCAAGCCCTTGACCTCTTCCAGGGTCCGGTCTGGGCCAGCCACCACAACTGCCGCGCCCTCGTCCCCCACCAACGCCAGCTCGACGACGCCATGATCCGCGAACTGGTCCGCCGCGACGCCGTCATCGGCATCGCCCTCGACGCCTGGATGCTCGTTCCCGGCTGGGAACGCTCGAAGTCCACCCCTCAGACCGCCGGTCTCACCCTCCAGCACGCCCTCGACCACCTCGACCACATCTGCCAGATCGCCGGCAACGCCCGCCACGTCGGCATCGGCTCGGACCTCGATGGCGCCTTCGGCACCGAACAAACCCCCCAGGAGGTCGGGTCCGTCGCCGATCTCCCCCGCCTCCTCGACGGCCTCGCCGCCCGCGGCTACACCCCCGACGACATCCAGGGCGTCGCCCACGCCAACTTCATCCGCTTCCTCCGGAACGCCTGGCCCACCCCCGCCGCCCCAGCTCAAGAACGCTGAGTCGTCGCCCCGCGG from Verrucomicrobiia bacterium includes these protein-coding regions:
- a CDS encoding D-TA family PLP-dependent enzyme — its product is MPWFAPVNADDLPSPALLLHADRIEDNLALMIAMAGGPDRLCPHLKTHKIPQLVRRQIELGIRRFKCATIAEAEMAAEAGAPDVLLAQQPVGPNARRFAALITHFPATRFATLVDHPAVLPELAPLATGRDLELLIDLDIGQHRTGIAPGPEALALARSIASTPGLAFAGLHAYDGHLHDPDPARRQAQCEAAFAPVTQLRHDVEAAGLPVPRVVAGGSPTFPFHARRPDVECSPGTCVFWDAGYAAGLPDMDFQPAAVLLARVVSRPSPRRLCLDLGHKAVASEMPHPRVVWLNLDNATPVAHNEEHLVLELPDATDLPPGACLYGLPWHVCPTIALHAEAWVIRDGRATERWAIPARARRLTL
- a CDS encoding gluconate:H+ symporter encodes the protein MSPETRLLLVTLAGVLGLVGLVAGLRLHAFLALAVASLGVGLAAGLPPLEVARAFQDGVGATLGLIVVVVGLGTMLGRMLAESGGATVLAETLVRRMGPRRLPWAVLFASFLVAFPVFFAVGLVLLAPVVVGLARTTGTPMIRLALPLLAGLAVCHTLVPPHPGPVVAVGLLQADMGLTILWATVIGLPTAALCGPFLTRFLERGIPPAPAGLGARLQPTSTPARPPSPSIATLTILLPVGLMLLASGADLLLPAAHPARPWTAFAGAPLVAMLAAVLLSLHTFGTRCGFSRDQSLKFTEDCVGPAASIFLVVGAGGGFSRVLDVAGVDDALAGWGAQLALSPLLLAYVVAASLRVAVGSATVAITMASAIVAPVAAVHPDVRPELLVVALGAGTLTLSHFNDGGFWFVKEYFGLTVGQTFRTWTVMVTAASLVALALVLLADRILRTLA
- a CDS encoding membrane dipeptidase; this translates as MLLFDAHLDLAMNALEWNRDLTRPLAEIRAREAHLRDRPDRGHGTVCFPELRRGGVRLVVATQIARVEHHAYSPVPGWASPAQAWAMTQAQRAWYQTQEDSGELLCITSRDSLDTFLARLDNPAPVPSDDAPHGSNPPATPGSDTPSSNAAPAPIGFILSLEGADSLIDLHHLERAWNYGLRVVGPAHYGPGRYANGTGTTEGFPPGGRELLREMDRLGCILDVTHLSDACFRQALDLFQGPVWASHHNCRALVPHQRQLDDAMIRELVRRDAVIGIALDAWMLVPGWERSKSTPQTAGLTLQHALDHLDHICQIAGNARHVGIGSDLDGAFGTEQTPQEVGSVADLPRLLDGLAARGYTPDDIQGVAHANFIRFLRNAWPTPAAPAQER